From one Mytilus edulis chromosome 1, xbMytEdul2.2, whole genome shotgun sequence genomic stretch:
- the LOC139483019 gene encoding uncharacterized protein, whose product MDERKKNDRDTVENIAHTKQAVHKKTIERIGPRRQRFKIEYDTVENVDRAGNELLANWKCLVKEKGEAIQTTCNKLQNMQPSKLSENRLRQEIEQWIDFKKADRHVMKRCMHNLQISMKDRLHYLRKQKQFLLDKQQTLKNVYKTIEKSNRSRIPNPFHKFILDVKLEHYQLFNEELLISSYGSTNKYKRRMIEANTVIIGDTRLYFGKTGRTHVMTPIHENKLESDKCITGECVDSCCTCRRSDSELGFVNHEFEIECNMFEPSIESKEIKKYSRKEETQMNELQKHAKSLKIPVPVKLPQLLAYKKMKYKEKSPSTPVKLPLLLPNKKMKYVEDSYSETLKRQPLLPNKKLIYAKELSDTTLKLPPVLPDKEKTCMQEHPFTYRPGTPKLLPPLKNLPQNIKKTIFLNKIKDEKKDKSKDMSTELMSKPAPQQPADTTASNENLDMSPKLGSKRPKWKNKYKTFWLQKRSRKNYYKNEEKQIDRAKPDRYPEPDKIHTLPQNMKETSIVKKIRYEMKGKSKVIPTQSTSISAPQKTAETTTNSETFDMNSELALKRVKWENKFPTFRLQKASGKDCHISERKYRFSRLHKSSGKNCYIPKSKSDKGSNIVIEKYCTTRTQKRKVKKQTEIELPDNYPVPDQIHTWPQNLKKILIVKKVRNEKKDNSEVVRSMPLSAPEQTDKTTAFNKMYKSEPEQADVTTTFTKMSKSTKQQTDRTTTSNKMSKSAQQEADETTASNKMFKSAPQQIDETKASNKMSKPATDQTDKTTAFNRMSKSTQQRDDKRPASNAILNTTRKQNWNVGKQTKREKLQSCLELDQTSMDIEVDDKYPTEDIFHKLDESELIGFYQVQEKDLFPVIENMSDSKVIELFKKLHDQHIAVIQSISTTVDDTQSSSSGSTIDDFQDARENDGTLKTFVKKLIPDCITNGNQCQPTETLSSNWQIIKIRSGTNMKTQYIPMPLSQFIPMPPNSPKPKSSNVRRKRYGRKDENNNSSES is encoded by the exons AtggatgaaagaaagaaaaatgatcG TGATACAGTCGAAAATATAGCACATACAAAGCAGGCTGTGCACAAGAAGACGATAGAAAGAA TCGGACCAAGAAGACAGCGATTCAAGATAGAGTATGATACAGTGGAGAACGTAGACAGGGCAGGGAATGA ATTGCTTGCCAACTGGAAGTGTTTAGTTAAAGAAAAAGGGGAAGCAATCCAAACAACCTGCAACAAACTACAAAACATGCAACCAAGCAAACTTTCCGAGAATAGGCTCAGGCAAGAAATAGAGCAATGGATCGATTTTAAAAAGGCTGACAGACATGTTATGAAGCGATGCATGCACAATCTACAAATTTCCATGAAAGATAGGCTGCATTACTTAAGGAAACAGAAACAGTTTCTTCTTGATAAACAGCAAACCctaaaaaatgtttacaaaacaattgaaaagagCAACCGCTCAAGAATTCCAAATCCTTTCCACAAATTCATTCTTGACGTCAAACTCGAACATTACCAACTTTTCAACGAGGAACTTCTGATATCATCTTATGGTAGCACAAACAAGTATAAAAGACGAATGATCGAAGCCAACACTGTCATTATTGGTGACACCAGGTTATATTTTGGGAAAACTGGTAGAACACACGTGATGACACCAATTCATGAAAACAAACTAGAATCTGACAAGTGCATTACAGGCGAGTGTGTTGACTCTTGCTGCACATGCCGTAGGTCCGATTCAGAACTTGGTTTCGTGAATCATGAATTTGAAATTGAGTGTAATATGTTTGAACCATCTATAGAAAGcaaggaaattaaaaaatattctagAAAGGAGGAGACACAAATGAACGAGCTCCAAAAGCATGCTAAGAGCTTGAAAATTCCTGTTCCTGTAAAACTGCCACAATTGCTAGCTTACAAGAAAATGAAATACAAGGAAAAGTCACCCTCTACTCCAGTAAAACTACCACTACTTCTACCTAACAAGAAAATGAAATACGTTGAAGATTCGTACTCCGAGACTCTAAAACGGCAACCATTGTTACCAAACAAGAAGTTAATATACGCTAAAGAACTATCTGACACTACTCTTAAACTACCACCAGTGTTACCTGACAAAGAGAAAACATGCATGCAAGAACACCCCTTCACTTATCGCCCTGGTACTCCAAAACTGCTTCCACCATTAAAGAACTTGCCACAAAACATCAAAAAGACAATATTTCTAAACAAGATCAAGGATGAAAAGAAAGATAAAAGTAAAGATATGTCGACAGAATTAATGTCTAAACCAGCACCACAGCAACCAGCTGATACAACAGCTTCCAATGAAAATTTAGATATGAGCCCAAAATTAGGTTCTAAAAGGCCAAAATGgaaaaataagtataaaacttTTTGGCTGCAAAAGAGATCTCGTAAAAATTACTACAAGAATGAAGAAAAGCAAATAGACAGAGCAAAACCAGACAGATACCCAGAACCAGATAAAATTCATACATTGCCACAAAATATGAAAGAGACATCCATTGTAAAAAAGATCAGGTATGAAATGAAAGGGAAAAGTAAAGTTATTCCTACGCAATCAACGTCTATATCAGCTCCACAGAAAACTGCTGAGACAACAACAAACAGTGAAACTTTTGATATGAACTCAGAATTAGCTTTGAAAAGGGTAAAGTGGGAAAATAAGTTTCCAACTTTTAGGCTGCAAAAGGCATCTGGTAAAGATTGCCACATCTCTGAGAGAAAATACCGATTTTCCAGGCTGCATAAGTCATCTGGTAAAAATTGCTATATACCTAAAAGCAAAAGTGATAAAGGAAGCAACATCGttattgaaaaatattgtaccacaAGAACACAAAAAAGGAAAGTCAAAAAGCAAACAGAAATAGAATTACCGGACAACTACCCAGTACCAGATCAAATTCATACTTGGccacaaaatttgaaaaagatattaatTGTAAAAAAGGTGAGGAATGAAAAGAAAGATAACAGTGAAGTTGTGAGATCAATGCCTTTATCAGCACCAGAGCAGACTGATAAAACAACAGCAttcaataaaatgtataaatcagAACCAGAGCAGGCCGATGTGACAACAACATTCACTAAAATGTCTaaatcaacaaaacaacagaCCGATAGGACAACAACTTCCAATAAAATGTCTAAATCAGCACAACAAGAAGCTGATGAGACAACAGcttcaaataaaatgtttaaatcagCTCCACAGCAGATCGATGAAACAAAAGCTTCCAATAAAATGTCCAAACCAGCAACAGATCAGACTGATAAGACAACAGCTTTCAATAGAATGTCTAAATCAACACAACAGCGGGACGATAAAAGACCCGCTTCGAATGCAATTTTAAATACCACAAGAAAACAAAATTGGAATGtcggaaaacaaacaaaaagagaaaaactGCAGAGCTGTTTAGAACTAGACCAAACTTCAATGGATATTGAAGTGGATGATAAATATCCAACTGAAGACATCTTTCACAAGCTGGATGAAAGCGAACTGATAGGGTTTTATCAGGTGCAAGAAAAAGATCTGTTTCCTGTCATCGAAAATATGAGTGACAGCAAAGTGATAGAATTGTTCAAGAAACTGCACGACCAGCATATTGCAGTCATTCAAAGTATAAGTACTACCGTAGATGACACTCAGAGCTCGAGCTCAGGCAGTACAATAGATGATTTCCAAGATGCAAGAGAAAATGATGGAACATtgaaaacatttgttaaaaaactTATTCCAGATTGCATAACAAACGGTAACCAATGTCAACCAACAGAAACTCTTTCTTCGAattggcaaattataaaaatccGCTCTGGAACGAATATGAAAACACAATATATTCCTATGCCACTTTCACAATTTATTCCTATGCCACcaaattcaccaaaaccaaaatcaTCAAACGTCAGACGTAAACGATATGGCCGAAAGGATGAAAATAACAATTCATCAGAATCTTAA